The genomic DNA CACCGCAGCACCCGATCCTGGGTCTGTCTTTGCAGGGTGGAGTGGGGATTGCGCAGGAACTGGCCTCTGCTCGCTTACCCAAAATGCAACTGTCACCGCAACCTTCAACATTGCGCCACCCCCTCCGGCCTCTAGCGATAGCGGAGGAGGAGGCTGCACTCTCGTCCCTGGCGCAACTGGAGACATGTTGCTGGCCGCCATGCTACTCATGTCTCTGGTAGCCTTGTTGTGGAGGGCAAGACGCCGATGAGGTTGAGCTTCAGAACGCGAGGAATGTCATCACAGCGGAAGTTGCACCCTGACCTCATAGTCGGAGTACAAGACGTTTTCTCTGGTGGACTCTCTATGCCTAGCGTCTCGGCGCACGTCACGGCATTACTGGGTCTTCATTACAATCGTTCCTTTCATCGGGATCCTGCATTCCTCTTGTTGTTAGCTCTTGGTCCGATAGTATGGTTTTTCATGGTAGGGTTCTTGGCATCTTATTCACTACCTCGACATGCCATATGGTCACCGGCTTTTGCCTCCATCGCTCTGTGGCAGCCTCTGTTCGAAGAATTGCTGTTCCGTGGCATTGTCCAGGGATATTTGCTGCAATCCATGGCGAGGCAGAAGGCATGGTTTGGTCTATCCATTTCCAATCTACTGACATCTTTCTTATTCTCATTGGCCCATCTGGTCAACCATTCCATCTTGTGGTCCTTGCTGGTGTTCGTTCCTTCCCTCTGTTTCGGCTTTGTACGAGATCGCTTTGGGTCCGTGTATCCCTCCATCGCTCTGCATGCCTTCTATAATGCCGGGTACTTTCTCCTCATCGGTAGTGCCACTGGTAGTGCCACTCTTCTAAACTTCCGTTAAGACGCCTCACCTTAGACTGGGCGAATCACGGAAATCCCTCGATGTTTCAGCTCTGCCACTCAGTTTTTGGGCTTCGGAGCTTCGTCGAGTTGTCTCTGGTTCGAGTTGCTTCCACTTCATCCTTTCTCCATCAATTTCATACCCCTAAGCGCTGCGGCATTCCTTTGAAAGTGTCAATCTGTCAAGTCCGATCAGGAGTGTCACAGTGTTATTCGAACAAGATGAACTATCTATTTGCAATGTGATTTATTTTGCAAGCACGGTTTGTGCACAGAAGAGTTAATCTCACGGAGACAGACGAAACCATGAAAAACTCTTGGCTGTGTATTCGTGTACACACGCATACCTGAAAGCCGTTGGGACACTTCGGTGGATTGAGTCTCTGTGCGGTTTCCCTCAATCGAAGAGGAGGTTCTTATGAGAGCGATAGTCATGGGTTGTATCATCGCGTGTGGCTTCGTGTTGCCCGATTTGCTCCCGGCCGTGTGTGGCGCTGTTTTGTGGATGTTTTGGCCGCAAGTAGTAGGTGGAGCGAACTCATGACGATCGAATCGCCTCTTCTCGCAGATAGCCGGCCGGGGCATTGAAGGCAGTCACGCAGAGTCAAACGAAAGGGGTGTCTATCGAAGAAATTTCTATCTCTACTCTACCGTCGAAGGCCAGAGACATTCTGAGTCCAGAGCCTGCTGTCGTCCGTTCGTTTCCTAACGGAATAGGAGGATACGATGAGGCTCTGGATATGGCTTCCGCTGCTGCTTTCCGCGCTTCTTGTGAGCGAGGCATACGCCGATCTTGACCCCTTCGAGTTTCAGATCTACCCCTATCAAACCGGTGGCAAAGGAAAGCTCGATCCTCAGTTTCTGGGTAGTTTTGTGCCGTCCGGATTTCGGGATGCTGGCCACGGTACCTCATCGGACAGCACATTCGCCAGCCAATACATGACGCGGATGGCAGCTGAATTCGAGTATGGCCTTACCAGGACAATAGATTTTGCCTATTATGTGAATTGGGCCATTCCGGGGTCTCCCCTCATGGCTCCTCAATATGCCGGCTCGAAGTTTCGGCTCCGCGGCCAGCTTTTTGAAAAAGACGTGCTGCCCATTAACTTAGGGTGGTATTCGGAGATCGAATGGTGGAGCAAGCAGTTCGAGGATAACCTCGTGGAGGGAGAGATCATGCTCATCGCTCAAAAGGACATTGGTCGTTGGACGTTCATCGTGAACGCGCCGGACCTGGATCACGGCTTGGTCGGAGCTGATACGCACAAATGGTTTTCGTTGGGCTATCGAGCCGAGGTTCGGTATTGGATCAGCAAAAACCTGACTCTAGGGCTCCAGGGCTATGGGACGAGCGGCCAACTACAGAATCCGCACCAGATGGCGGATCAGGGGCACTATATCGTACCTTCCGTGCATGTGATGCTGCCGGGAGAAATTCCCGCGAATTTTGGGGTAGGGTTCGGCCTCACGCCCAATTCCGATGAGGTGATTTTCAAGACCATTATTTACTTTGGAGGGAAGGGGAGCCTCGCACGAGATATTCGGCTGTGGCGCTAGGCGACTTGCCGCCTATGCTGCCCCGGAGAATATCTCTATGATTCCCTTCGAGCGTTATAAATTCGACCTCCAGATCGCTCATATCGCCGGAAGACGGCGACGGCTTCATCTCGGCAGAGATCACTGGTTACGGTAATCCTACGTCTCTTCAGCTCCGCCACCCAGTTTTTTGGTTTCGGGGCCTCGTCGAACCCGATTGCCGCCGCGTCCATCCTTCGCGCGCCGCAGACAAGTTTCCGGACACCAGACCAAAGAACCGCCCCGTAACACATGGCGCATGGTTCGCAACTCGTAACCAGTTCGAACCTCGGCATGCCGTGTGCCCCCAGGTCGAAATGTCCCAGGGTTTGATGTGCATTCGCGAGCGCCACCATTTCGGCATGGGCGAGGGCACAGTTGGAGGGCTCGACGACGTTGACGCCGATGGCGATGAGTCGTCCCGACCCGGTTTCGAACACTGCCGCGCCGAAAGGTCCACCCGTCTTCGCTGTGACATTGGTCAACGCGAGTCGGATGACGAACTTCATGCGATCAGTAGCCGCTACAATGGGTTTATGCTGGAGACGAACAACACGGAGGGACCAAGGTGGAAGGGGAAAGGGAGAAGCGGGCGAGCGGCCGGATCTCACGATGGCAGTGCGAGCTTCAACGTTTCGAGGTTTTTTGTGACCATGGCGTCGCCGTTCTTTGTTGAAACGTCGATGCCTGTGGCACAGACGGTCCGACACTCATCCAGACGTCCGAGTTTTTGGAGCGACTGAGCGAGTGCGAGATAGGCGGCTGAATAGGTTGGTTTAACGGTCACGCACTGGCGTAAGGATTTGGCGGCTTCTTCGAAATTCCCATCGTCCATGTAGGCCTTTCCCAGCCCGAACCAGGCGACGTCGTCGCTTGGATCCATGGCGAGGACCTTCTTCAGTGGCTCAATTCTTGGATTCGGCATACGTTGCTCCTGTCGTTGATGGCAAACGATAGCAGCGCTGAAGCACATTGTCTATGGAGTTTTCTGCATGATAATCTGAACAAGTCTCTAGTCTCGTGAAGCGTCATTCGTATCTCGTATGAAGTGCGGCACGGCGGTGTTGTGAGATACACTTCACGAACGACGATCGGCATCAGAGGATCACCGTGGGGAAAACCGGTCTCGTCTATCATCCCGCCTATCTTGAGCATGACATGGGGCCCCGGCATCCGGAGTCTCCCAATCGGCTGCGCGCGATCATGCACCAGCTTGAACAGAGAGGTACGATGGCCCGCATGGCCAAGATCGAAGCGCGCAAGGCGGAAGATGAATGGCTGACGCAGATTCATTTACCGAGCTATGTTCAATCGCTGAACCGGCTCGCTCCTACGAGCGGTCGTGTCTCGCTTGATGCCGATACCTCGATGTCGCCCGGATCGGTGAATGCCGCGTACTTGGCGGCGGGAGGCGCTTTAGCGGCGGTCGATGCCATCATGGCACAGCAAGTGGATCATGTCTTCTGTGCCGTCCGGCCTCCTGGCCACCATGCTGAAGCAGGGCGTGCGATGGGGTTCTGTCTTTTGAATAATGTCGCCATCGCAGCCCGTTACGTCCAAAAGAAATATGGGATTACCAGAGTGCTGATCGTCGATTGGGATGTCCATCATGGGAACGGGACCCAACATAGTTTCGAGGACGATCCTTCGGTGCTTTTTTTTAGCACGCATCAGTATCCACACTACCCCGGGACGGGACGAGGCACCGAACGGGGCAAGGGAGCGGGAGTAGGATATACCGTCAACGTCCCGATGGAGGCGGGGGAAGGTGATGAGGCGTACCGCGCGATTTTCCTCAAAGCGCTTGTTCCAGCGGCCGACGCATTCAAACCGGAGTTCGTCATTATCTCCGCAGGGTTCGATGCGCACAAAGACGACCCGTTAGCCGGTATGGGTTTGACGGAAGCAGGGTATGCCGATCTGACGAAAATCGTGGTCGACATCGCCAAGCGCCATGCGAAAGGCCGCATCCTGTCTTCTCTTGAAGGCGGGTACAATCTGACTGCGTTGGCTCACTCAGTGGATGAACACATCAATGCGTTATTACATGCTTGAATCGCGCGATTGCGACCTGTAAAGAAGAAGACATCATGAAACATCCGTTATTGATCGATACCGAAACGCTTCAGCAGCACTTAGGCCGTCCTGATCTTGTCATTATCGATGTTCGCGGCAAGGCGGCATACGAATTCGGCGGACATATCCCCGGGGCCGTGCATTCGACATGGCATGAGTACAGTGATCCCAATGCCGTGCCGAAGGGATTGCTCAATCCCGATCTCAGCCAGATTGAACGGATCCTGAGTCGGCTCGGGATGAACCAAGACAGCGACGTCGTGATCTACTCCAATCCATTCGACAATTGGGGTGATGAAGGGCGGATGTTTTGGATGCTGGAATATCTGGGTCACAAGCGTCTGCGTATCTTGGACGGCGGGTGGGTGAAATGGACAGCCGAGAAGCGACCGTTTGAGCATGGGCCGGTCTCTCCAACATTGGGACATTACAAGGCTCAACCGGTGCGGGCTTTGATCGCGTTGAAGGAAGACCTAAAAGCTCTTGTCAGGGAGCCGCATCCCCAGACGGCTATTTTGGATGCGCGCAGCGTTGAAGAATATCTTGGGAAAGAAGTGTCCGGTCTCCCGCGATCCGGTCACATCCCCTCAGCCATACACGTGGCATGGAATGGCTTCTTAAACAAGGACGCAACCGTCAAGGATCTCTCCGTGATGAAGGAGATATTGGAGGCAAAGGGGGTACGGAGCGGGCAGGACGTCATCTGCTACTGTACCGGTGGTGTTCGATCGGGTTGGCTTTATTTCATCCTTAAGCTTGTCGGGTATCCGAAGGTCAGCAACTATCCGGGATCGTGGTGGGAATGGAGCCGGGACTTCGCGTGCCCTGCCGAGAAAGATCTTCATGCGCTTCAGAAAATCCTTGGGTTCGATGCTGCTGCCGCCCCCAAACATTCTTGACAGCCCGAGAGGCACTATGTAAAGGTGAATTCACGATGGATTTTCTCGTGGAGAGCCAACATTAACCCTGGAGGAGGCAACGATGGCGACCATGATGCGTCGAAGTGCGCTGGTAATGGCTGCGATAGGAGCGCTTGTCGGCATGCCGATGCTGACTGAGGTGGCGCTTGCTGGCGATAAACATGCGGCTGAGGCCCTCGAACACGCAAAGGGCGCCGCGTCGCATGGGAAAGAAGGCCATGCCGATGCATGTGTTGAGCATGCGAATGAAGCGCTCAAACATGCGCAAGCGGCAGGGAAAAACCCGCATGTGGCTGAAGGTATAAAACACCTCACGGAAGCCGTGAAACACGGTAAAG from Nitrospira sp. includes the following:
- a CDS encoding Tetratricopeptide TPR_2 produces the protein MPNPRIEPLKKVLAMDPSDDVAWFGLGKAYMDDGNFEEAAKSLRQCVTVKPTYSAAYLALAQSLQKLGRLDECRTVCATGIDVSTKNGDAMVTKNLETLKLALPS
- a CDS encoding hypothetical protein (Deacetylases, including yeast histone deacetylase and acetoin utilization protein), producing the protein MGKTGLVYHPAYLEHDMGPRHPESPNRLRAIMHQLEQRGTMARMAKIEARKAEDEWLTQIHLPSYVQSLNRLAPTSGRVSLDADTSMSPGSVNAAYLAAGGALAAVDAIMAQQVDHVFCAVRPPGHHAEAGRAMGFCLLNNVAIAARYVQKKYGITRVLIVDWDVHHGNGTQHSFEDDPSVLFFSTHQYPHYPGTGRGTERGKGAGVGYTVNVPMEAGEGDEAYRAIFLKALVPAADAFKPEFVIISAGFDAHKDDPLAGMGLTEAGYADLTKIVVDIAKRHAKGRILSSLEGGYNLTALAHSVDEHINALLHA
- a CDS encoding Thiosulfate sulfurtransferase, rhodanese encodes the protein MKHPLLIDTETLQQHLGRPDLVIIDVRGKAAYEFGGHIPGAVHSTWHEYSDPNAVPKGLLNPDLSQIERILSRLGMNQDSDVVIYSNPFDNWGDEGRMFWMLEYLGHKRLRILDGGWVKWTAEKRPFEHGPVSPTLGHYKAQPVRALIALKEDLKALVREPHPQTAILDARSVEEYLGKEVSGLPRSGHIPSAIHVAWNGFLNKDATVKDLSVMKEILEAKGVRSGQDVICYCTGGVRSGWLYFILKLVGYPKVSNYPGSWWEWSRDFACPAEKDLHALQKILGFDAAAAPKHS